From Zalophus californianus isolate mZalCal1 chromosome 16, mZalCal1.pri.v2, whole genome shotgun sequence, one genomic window encodes:
- the LOC113939811 gene encoding LOW QUALITY PROTEIN: putative ubiquitin-like protein FUBI-like protein ENSP00000310146 (The sequence of the model RefSeq protein was modified relative to this genomic sequence to represent the inferred CDS: deleted 1 base in 1 codon), giving the protein SRLHLRGSGCSARSSVADIQLFVRAQELHTLEVTGQEAVAQIKAHVASLEGIAPVDQVVLLAGTPLEDEATLLGQCGVEALTTLEVASHMLGGKVHGSLARAGKVRGQTPKVAKQEKKKKTGQAKRWMQYNQRFVNVVPTFGKKKGPNANS; this is encoded by the exons TCTCGACTCCATCTTCGCGGTAGTGGCTGCAGTGCCCGCAGTTCAGTCGCCGACATACAGCTCTTTGTCCGCGCCCAGGAGCTACACACCCTCGAGGTGACCGGCCAGGAGGCGGTCGCCCAGATCAAGGCTCATGTAGCCTCCCTGGAGGGCATCGCTCCAGTAGATCAAGTCGTGCTCCTGGCAGGCACGCCCCTGGAGGATGAGGCTACCCTA CTAGGTCAGTGTGGAGTGGAGGCTCTGACCACCCTGGAAGTAGCTAGCCACATGCTTGGAGGTAAAGTCCATGGTTCCCTGGCCCGTGCTGGGAAAGTAAGAGGGCAGACTCCCAAGGTGGccaaacaggagaaaaagaagaagacaggcCAAGCCAAGCGGTGGATGCAGTACAACCAGCGCTTTGTCAACGTTGTGCCCACTTTTGGCAAGAAGAAGGGCCCCAATGCCAACTCTTAA